In Gouania willdenowi chromosome 17, fGouWil2.1, whole genome shotgun sequence, one DNA window encodes the following:
- the LOC114479545 gene encoding probable basic-leucine zipper transcription factor Q codes for MLNCRNRTSLQQTLAQNANLQEELQLTLAQNANLQEQLQQTLPQNANLQRQQLLAQSANLQEQLQQPLAQKANLQEQQQQPLARSAKLKEQQQQPLACSANLQEQLQQNAHLQEHLQQPLARSANLKEQQQPLAWSANLQEQLQQALAQNANLHSSAPPPPPAWSHQWCDSSVDSSLDLPPSLKATIREALKPHPWESSSSSSPSLSLSTDHSWQGLRVTDTSLTSDLSFNPLTYMMDKESEQKEAGTESGSALIGQEEEEEDVNMSSLTGMLRFLLSSRDRTVILLSDIHMLFMFWGKISWHGTKGEESQ; via the exons ATGCTAAACTGCAGGAACA GAACCAGTTTACAGCAGACATTAGCGCAGAATGCTAACTTGCAGGAAGAGCTGCAGCTTACCTTAGCACAGAATGCTAACCTGCAGGAACAGCTGCAGCAGACCTTACCACAGAACGCTAACTTGCAGCGACAGCAGTTGTTAGCACAGAGCGCTAACCTGCAGGAACAGCTGCAGCAGCCATTAGCACAGAAAGCTAACCTGCAGGAACAGCAACAGCAGCCGTTAGCACGTAGCGCCAAGCTGAAggaacaacagcagcagccgtTAGCATGCAGCGCTAACTTGCAGGAACAGCTGCAGCAGAATGCTCACCTGCAGGAACATCTGCAGCAGCCATTAGCACGTAGCGCTAACCTGAAGGAACAA cagcagccattaGCATGGAGCGCTAACCTGCAGGAACAGCTGCAGCAGGCGTTAGCGCAGAATGCTAACCTGCACAGCTCCGCCCCGCCTCCTCCCCCAGCCTGGAGCCACCAATGGTGTGACAGCAGTGTGGACTCCTCCCTGGACCTCCCCCCCAGCTTGAAGGCCACAATCAGGGAGGCTTTAAAGCCGCACCCGTGGGaatcttcctcctcttcctcaccctcgCTCTCGCTGTCCACTGATCACAGCTGGCAGGGTCTCAGGGTCACAGACACCTCGCTCACCTCTGACCTCTCCTTTAATCCACTCACGTACATGATGGATAAAGAAAGTGAGCAGAAGGAGGCGGGCACTGAGTCAGGgagtgctctgattggtcaggaggaggaggaggaggatgtgaATATGAGCTCTCTCACTGGGATGCTGAG ATTTTTATTGTCCAGCAGGGATAGAACAGTGATCCTTCTCTCTGACATTCACATGCTCTTCATGTTCTGGGGGAAGATTTCTTGGCATGGGACCAAAGGGGAGGAGTCACAATAA
- the scinlb gene encoding scinderin like b: protein MVTHKEFETAGKVPGLQVWRIENLDLKPIPKNLHGSFFTGDAYILLYTSNAPVPSYNIHMWLGDECSLDEGGAAAIFSTQLDDFMGGKPVQYRETQKFESTTFLGYFKKGITYKRGGVSSGFQHVVINDINEKRLLHVKGRRAIRATEVEMIWSSFNQGDCFIIDLGKDIYQWCGSECNRFERLKASQLAISIRDNERNGRAKLQMVEEGCEPDAVLEVLGPKTKIAPATPDDEKVETLNKKKGALYMISDASGSMREEVVAQTSPFKQAMLSHEECYILDNGMDRNIFVWKGSKANTAERKAALAAGQKFIKDRGYSDKTQIQVIPAGAETTLFKQFFSDWRDKNETTGPTKAYTMGRIAKVDQVPFDASTLHQSSTMAAQHSMVDDGSGKVQIWRVEGGAKVPVDPSNYGHFFGGDCYLILYTYNLGGRDMHIIYTWQGQKCTQDELAASAFLTVKLDDSMGGSPVQVRVTQGQEPPHLMSLFKGKPMIIHSGGTSRKGGQTQASSTRLFHIRTSSSGNTRAVEVLATAASLNTNDVFVLKTTSALFMWRGTGATDEEMKAAKHVEMFLGGNATPVAEGKEPADFWSALGGKAEYQTSKTLQSCIKTRLFGCSNKTGNLSVEEVPGDFTQSDLATDDVMLLDSGDQLFLWIGNDANEEERNGTPKLAKEYIETDPSGRRGIPITTIKQGAEPLTFIGWFQGWDPKMWDTDPLERIRARF from the exons ATGGTCACCCATAAGGAGTTTGAGACTGCGGGAAAAGTGCCGGGCCTGCAGGTGTGGCGCATCGAGAACCTGGACCTCAAGCCCATTCCTAAGAACCTGCACGGCAGTTTCTTCACGGGGGACGCCTACATCCTGCTGTACACAAGCAACGCCCCTGTGCCTTCGTACAACATCCACATGTGGCTGG GGGACGAGTGCTCGCTGGATGAGGGCGGAGCGGCGGCCATCTTTTCCACACAGCTGGACGACTTCATGGGTGGGAAACCTGTGCAGTACAGGGAAACGCAGAAATTCGAGTCCACCACTTTCCTGGGCTACTTTAAGAAAGGCATCACGTACAAG AGAGGGGGCGTGTCTTCAGGATTCCAGCATGTTGTAATTAACGACATAAATGAGAAGCGCCTTCTTCACGTCAAAGGTCGCAGAGCCATTCGAGCCACTGAGGTGGAGATGATCTGGTCCAGTTTCAACCAGGGCGACTGTTTCATCATTGACCTGGGAAAg GACATCTATCAGTGGTGTGGCAGCGAGTGCAACAGGTTTGAGCGTCTGAAGGCCTCACAGCTCGCCATCAGCATCAGAGACAACGAGAGAAACGGCCGAGCTAAGCTTCAAATGGTGGAGGAGGGTTGTGAGCCTGATGCAGTcctggag GTTCTTGGACCAAAAACAAAGATAGCTCCTGCGACCCCAGATGATGAGAAGGTGGAGACGTTAAACAAGAAGAAAGGAGCTCTTTACATg aTCTCTGATGCGTCGGGCTCTATGAGGGAAGAGGTCGTGGCCCAGACCAGTCCCTTCAAACAGGCCATGCTGTCCCATGAGGAGTGCTACATCCTGGATAACGGCATGGACAGGAACATCTTTGTATGGAAAG GTTCAAAGGCAAACACTGCAGAACGTAAAGCTGCTCTCGCTGCAGGACAGAAGTTCATCAAGGATCGAGGATACTCTGACAAAACACAg ATCCAGGTGATTCCAGCTGGAGCTGAGACCACTCTGTTTAAGCAGTTCTTCAGTGACTGGAGGGACAAGAATGAGACCACTGGTCCCACTAAGGCCTACACCATGGGCCGTATCGCCAAAGTGGACCAGGTTCCGTTCGACGCGTCCACCCTGCACCAGAGCTCAACCATGGCCGCCCAGCACTCCATGGTGGACGACGGCAGTGGCAAAGTCCAG ATCTGGAGGGTTGAAGGCGGAGCCAAAGTGCCGGTGGATCCATCCAACTATGGTCATTTCTTTGGTGGAGACTGTTACCTGATCCTCTACACCTACAACCTGGGAGGAAGAGACATGCACATCATCTACACCTG GCAGGGGCAGAAGTGCACACAGGATGAACTGGCAGCTTCAGCGTTCCTCACTGTGAAACTGGACGACTCAATGGGAGGATCACCAGTTCAG GTCAGAGTGACTCAGGGTCAAGAGCCCCCCCACCTCATGAGCCTGTTCAAAGGTAAACCCATGATCATCCACAGTGGAGGAACATCACGTAAAGGTGGACAGACCCAGGCCAGCAGCACACGCCTCTTCCACATCAGGACGAGCTCCTCTGGAAACACCAGGGCCGTGGAG GTGTTAGCTACAGCCGCTAGCCTGAACACCAACGATGTGTTTGTGCTGAAGACCACCAGTGCTCTGTTCATGTGGAGAGGAACTGGAGCCACTGATGAAGAAATGAAAGCTGCAAAACACGTGGAGATGTTTCTGGGAGGAAATGCTACGCCTGTGGCCGAGGGCAAAGAACCAG cTGATTTCTGGTCTGCCCTGGGCGGAAAAGCGGAATATCAAACCTCAAAGACTCTGCAGAGTTGCATCAAAACACGTCTGTTCGGCTGCTCCAACAAAACCGGGAACCTCAGT GTGGAGGAGGTACCAGGAGACTTCACCCAGTCTGATCTGGCCACTGATGATGTGATGCTGCTGGACAGCGGTGACCAG CTTTTCCTTTGGATCGGAAACGACGCCAATGAAGAGGAAAGAAACGGCACTCCTAAACTAG CCAAAGAGTACATCGAAACGGATCCTTCTGGTCGCCGAGGGATTCCCATCACCACCATCAAACAGGGAGCAGAACCACTGACCTTCATTGGCTGGTTTCAAGGCTGGGATCCCAAGATGTGGGACACGGATCCTTTGGAAAGAATCCGTGCTCGTTTCTGA